The window AAACTCCACCTTGTTGTTGCCCACACAGATGCTgaactgctgctgctgctgctatcTTGGTCTCTCAGATTTGATGTACTTAATGATTTATGAACTTCAGAAATTCCATCAGTAATTATAGCATCTCCTAATCCTACTGGAATCGAGTTTATCCGAACTGGATCCGAATCCGATAGCAACATTGATCTGCTAACTGATTTTAGCCTCATGGCTAAACTCTTCCCATTTGAACCAGAAAAGAAGCTTCCGCCACTATTTTCGCCCTTCGACGATCTTTCTGAGATGCCAACGCCATTTTCAGCCTTTTGACGCCTGCGAACTAGCTTCTCATCAGATTTTTCATTCTCTCCATCTCCAGGTTCTGTACATAATAGATGTTCGGTTATTGAATCGTTCTCAGGCCAGAAACTACCGGCGTATTTCCTGGTCTTCGAGTGAATGTTTGATGGTGGTGTAGAAAGCTCAGAGGTCTTGGGAAACAACccatcatcaatgaaatttgaattctcAGTTTTGTATAATGCCATCTCCATTCCTTCGGGTGCCTTCTCGACTGTTCGTGACACTAGAccataatatttttgtaatgtgCTCATGGCAGGGGAGGCTTTCGGGTTCGGTGATTTCAATCTCGAAGATTGCAAAGAGTTTAGCATATCAGTTGGTTGGCCTAGATGTAGAGGTTCTTCATTTACAGATCCACTTCTGCAATACATTTAGCAAAATCTATATTTAGACAAACTTGAACAGTAAATTTTCTGGATAATGTCCAATCAACAGTCCAAGGAAAACAGATTATACCATCTGAATCAAAtcgttaaaattataatatctgTACAAAGTTGaccaattataaaattttcgaCATATATTCAACTATATTACTACTTCGGGACGATActtttcaaacaaaatcaagGAAGGAAGTCAGTTGGAAACTCcaagaaattggaaattatACCAATTCTCAAGATAACATGCTGCATAAGATGTTTATGATGCAAATTTCAATCATTAGAATAAGAAAACGGTGAAATGCATACTTCAAACCGATATTATGTTCTCTAGGCATGTAAGGTATTTCGTGCAAATGTTATAATTTATAACCACATTCGCCTTCAcgatattcaaatttaaaaataataaacgtATTCACTGCGACGTAAGTTGTTAGCGTGACTCAGACAGTGCCATAATCCTATAAAACACGTCTACAACTTGAAACTAGCTAACCACATGTGCAATTCCTTGGTTTTCTAAAGTATGTTACAATAAGATTCTTA is drawn from Cucurbita pepo subsp. pepo cultivar mu-cu-16 chromosome LG09, ASM280686v2, whole genome shotgun sequence and contains these coding sequences:
- the LOC111802312 gene encoding uncharacterized protein LOC111802312, producing MSPSNSSSSGVSGHGGPNYIEHQISKMDTLAGIAIKYGVEVADIRRLNGLAADLQMFALKKLRIPLPGRHPPSPSLSDASTVTGSGSVNEEPLHLGQPTDMLNSLQSSRLKSPNPKASPAMSTLQKYYGLVSRTVEKAPEGMEMALYKTENSNFIDDGLFPKTSELSTPPSNIHSKTRKYAGSFWPENDSITEHLLCTEPGDGENEKSDEKLVRRRQKAENGVGISERSSKGENSGGSFFSGSNGKSLAMRLKSVSRSMLLSDSDPVRINSIPVGLGDAIITDGISEVHKSLSTSNLRDQDSSSSSSSASVWATTRWSLKPDLQALSSASITKPLFDGLPNPITGRRNKAALD